Proteins co-encoded in one SAR324 cluster bacterium genomic window:
- a CDS encoding HAD-IIB family hydrolase encodes MPTWNLVFDIDFTLTGDLSSLRKLGQKLEHLQQADHARVLFCTGRPYPDVLHGLKHEELPQPDAVIAQTGAELYLPPFGSFSTPLLDWQLQLEKFGFSVEEVHQRLIDLNDAISLEAANCQSPHKVSYAIMDPKRPLEWLAEISRRMLEPAGRYQVICAAFGESYYVDILPGMVNKGKALRYLLELLKWQEEDTIVAGDSGNDQSMFDEGFRGILVGNARPEVKEYLQKFPAKQCYQAQQNYAKGVLEGLAHWQVPTFDD; translated from the coding sequence CTCACTGGAGATTTGTCATCTCTGCGAAAACTGGGACAAAAACTCGAACATCTCCAACAAGCAGACCACGCTCGTGTGCTATTCTGCACAGGTAGGCCTTATCCTGATGTGCTACATGGATTGAAGCATGAGGAGTTACCTCAGCCAGACGCCGTTATTGCTCAAACGGGAGCCGAACTTTATCTACCGCCTTTTGGTAGTTTCTCGACGCCACTTCTTGATTGGCAACTGCAACTTGAAAAGTTTGGCTTCTCTGTGGAGGAAGTTCATCAGCGATTGATTGACTTAAATGATGCGATCAGCTTAGAGGCAGCTAATTGCCAGTCCCCCCACAAGGTCTCGTACGCGATCATGGATCCCAAACGGCCGCTTGAGTGGCTAGCCGAAATTTCAAGGCGCATGTTGGAGCCTGCTGGACGCTACCAAGTGATCTGTGCTGCTTTTGGAGAAAGTTACTATGTCGATATTTTGCCAGGAATGGTCAACAAGGGGAAAGCACTGCGCTACCTGCTTGAATTACTGAAATGGCAGGAAGAGGACACAATTGTTGCTGGGGACAGCGGTAACGATCAGTCAATGTTTGACGAAGGTTTTCGAGGAATTCTCGTTGGCAATGCTCGGCCAGAAGTCAAAGAATATTTGCAGAAATTTCCAGCGAAACAGTGTTACCAAGCGCAGCAAAATTATGCGAAGGGTGTGTTGGAAGGCTTAGCTCACTGGCAGGTTCCAACCTTTGACGATTGA